The following DNA comes from Eleginops maclovinus isolate JMC-PN-2008 ecotype Puerto Natales chromosome 8, JC_Emac_rtc_rv5, whole genome shotgun sequence.
AACTTTTTATATGTGTGCTTTCCAGAGGTCGTGGCATTCAGCTGCTTCACTGAactgatgaagaggatgaacCACAATTTTCCTCATGGAGGGGCCATGGACTCTCACTTCGCCAATATGCGTTCTCTTATCCAGGTAGGTACATAAATGGGCAACAGTGGATGtgcatacaaacatacacaaaagcTATAGTGTAATCATGACTTCTTATTTTTACACAAATAGATCCTGGACTCTGAGCTGTTTGAACTGATGCAGCAGAATGGAGActacacacacttttacttcTGTTATCGATGGTTTCTACTCGACTTCAAAAGAGGTGATGGCAAACACACGCATCATGACATTTGCTAGATAGACTATTTAAGCTGATTTGGCAttttatgtaatgttatattgtatttaatctgttcctggttgttgtttttttcacagaaaTGGTGTATGATGATGTTTACTCTGTGTGGGAAACAATCTGGGCAGCAAAGTACATCTCCTCCGAGCACTTTGTGCTTTTCATTGCTCTGGCGCTTGTGGAGATGTATAGAGACATCATTCTAGAAAATAACATGGACTTCACAGACATCATCAAGTTCTTTAATGGTAAGACcaaatgagagaaataaaatggGAAAAAGTGCGGCCAATTACCAGAGTGTAGTCATAATTAAAACTAGATTGATCAGCTATGATATTGTATgatactttcaaaataataaataaataatactctCAGTCTTAAGGAGAATACAAACAGTTAAATGTTAGGAATATTATTAAGCATTGTAAATAACTATGGTTTTCCAattgtttttctcagaaatgGCAGAGCGACACAACGTCCCGCAGGTCCTGATGATGGCTCGAGACTTGGTCAACAAAGTACAGACGCTCATAGAGAACAAGTGACACAGCTGTTCTGCTCCCATGTTTCTTTGTGCTAAATTGTTTCAAGACACTGTATAACAGTAATTTattcaaaaggaaatacatgtttatgaAATGCAGTGATTGGTAAGTCCAGTATTCTAAGATAGTTGTACAACAACTTATTCCCAGCTGCTCCTCTCTACATGTATATTCAGGGGAGATGGAAATATTTTTAATGTGATATTGTTCACCTAGTGAATGTACCCTTGTTGGAATTGCTTCaggatgttatttattttgcctTAAATTAAGCTATTTTTTCAGGGATCCAGCAACCAAATTCTGCACTGTATTGTTGCTTTTTGTTCAGTTAGACCAACAACAAATCTTGTGAAGcacttgaatatattttaaataccattatttttttgctgaaaTTGTAGCTCCCATGACTAACCTTCTTGTGAGgaacttgtatatattttcagtAATTATGTCTGCCATTATTAGATGATTTGGTTTTGTGAAAGTTAAAGGTAAATTAGAGGAGTTTGTGTCTAAGTAGCATGTGTGATTTGCTTCTCAAAAGCCATTTTATGACAAATTAGCGGCTTCTCTGAGGCTTGATGGTactcttcctgtgtttgcctCTGATGCATACAAGCTTGCAAGAGATCCAGACCCAACCTGTGATCTCTGTGCACTCCGGCACGATTGCACATAGTTTGCATCTAAATACCATCTTTCCTCTGGTACCAAGTTCCTCAACATCGTGCTCCTCTGACTTTGGCTATGCATTGTTTCTTTGTAGACTGGTTCTTGCTACTGGTTCAATGCAGACACATTTGTCTCACCTTAAATAACACTATGCTGCTCAGGCGGAAGATttcagctgttgttttttcacaacATCAAGATAGTACAGTGCCAACTGATTTTACTTCCTTGCAGCATTGTGGTAGCTGCTGTGATGGTTGATTTTCAGCTGGTGGTAAACTAAAAGTATAACCTTGATAACCCTGCAatcaatgtcatgtttttcttgtcCTGCCGTCTTGGTTGCCTTGTCTTTCATACACTCTAGTCTTACAATAACTGTAGATATTTCCTGGAGTAAATGTGCATTTCTCTTTATTACCTcaaaatccctgtgttcatggcagttaaaaaaaaagctctgcTCCTCATGATGTTAAAGATCATAAGTATCACATTTGGCTTTGACACTTTCCTCTGCTGCATTTAGTTTCTTGTATAGCGGGTGTGAAACAACCCTCTCCACCAGGGCGACCTCCTTAGTTTGATCAGTTGAGAGAGTCGTAACTTGTGCTCAGTCCATTGAAGTGCATCTGTCTTTTGGCCAGACAGCAATTGTAAGCAGATTTAATGTTGTACCCCTCCCACTCCAAAGTTTCTGTTTGCTGTACTGTATTACAGTGCTACTTAGCTGTCATAActccatatatatattttttaatttttagcTGTCCTTGTCATTTAAAGATTTGGTTTAGTGCTTGCTGGTCAGTGGCATGTAGCCATGCAGATACATTTGGTTTTATATGTGTATGTTCACACCGCTGAAGCAGCTGCTGCTAATCAAATACAGTGAAGGTGAATGGAATTGTATTTGTTCAGCTGAAATGatcatatatttaaagaaacaatgttAGGTaagaaaaaatagttttaattgGCTTAAAGGGGTCTGTGATCTGATCCGTTGAGCAGATATTCCAGATGGATGTCCTAAATgttcaacacaaatacaaagtcCTCTATTTGACCCAAAGTAAGTCAGAGAATATGATTTATTGGTGCCACTCACAACTGCAAAATAGCCATAACTCACCCCATGTTTGGTTCACAACATCTTAACAAGTGTTTAGATTTCACTGCTAATGTCTCCATGTGATCTTCTAAAACATGCCCGAGTAGTGCTCTTTGTGTATTGCTGTGTTTGTTGTCAGAAGATTTACTGTAAACAGTGTGTTTAGAAGAAACTAAGCTCGTACATAGTTATATAAATGCAATACGATGTCTGTATATGGGCTTTATCTGACTATAATgaacagaaagataaaaatatgccattggaaaaaaatatatttttatttttttcgtGTCCTCTCAAATTGTCACCTGGTAAAATTAATTTATTGCgtattaaaaatattatattttgcatcccatgtgtcttgtttttatctCCACGCTTAACACATGATACTCAAGTTTAGCACgggtattttctttttttcagttcaaTCCGAGCAttgcacacatttacatttcaaaggttTTGAGATGCTGATACTTATTTCTGAAGGGATTTCGATGGAAGAGCTGGAGTACAACAGTCTTGATTTGGTGCACAGAATGACTATACACAGTATCTTTACTGACCAGCTTTTTGTTAAAGTAATTTGCAGCTTGCCATTATCAAAATTACTATTAAATATAGCTTAGCTTTAAACACAGGTCACAGttgcaaataataaaataagttatAGCTGTTAAGGGACCTCATTTTGCATGCTAGCtaattttaataaaatacagcaatGATTAAGGTTACCAGTAACATCTGCTTCAAGCTTTTGAAAATGACTTATATTAATATTAGTAATGATCTATTAAACATAAGATTTAGGACAATGAAAGACACAGCCAGAAaaagttagcattttatttcaaagaaaaaaacaacattagagATGCATACAAATTATAATCCAACTACAGGCCACCTCGGTCAcgcataaaaaaagaaatctgacagGTGAGACTTACAACATGTGGCACTACTCTAAAAGGCTCACTGGATACATGATTTGAATCAGAGTAGGATACGATTACCATGATTTACTTCACAGGTTCTTAGATTGGCAAGTGTATGATTAGATCTACTGGATGAAACAAACTAAGGAAAATGCTGTCAAGAAATTAAGCAATATGACTTTCGGCCTTAAAGCTTATTTTCCTGTCACGGTTTGACATCACACCCCAGGATTTCTTTATAAAAGAAATCTCCAATATGTTATATGataatcaaatataattacCTCACTAAGAAAGACAAATCAACATCCCGATACCACAAATGTTTACAGAACCAAGACAAATTATCTTTAAGGCTTTGGGGAGGAGCAGGGTACTCAGGTGATCGTGAACATGGAATGTATGTAGTAATAACAATGACTTTTCTTAGGAGGAGGCctggggttttaaaaaaatttaaaagtagaattacaaaacattttccccAATTCCTCTATAAATGGCGGGCCTTTTTACCGGTAATGACGTGGTGGTGGGCTATGGTGCTGTGGAGGGTGCCTCCTGGGGGGTGGACTATGGCGCGACATACCATGGCGAGGAGGTGACTGGTAGCGAGCAGGAGGAGAACCTCTGTTATGGTAGGGAGGTGAATAGCGACCTCTGGATCTGGAGCGGGAACGTGACCGGTTATAGCTGGGAGTGCCTCGTTCCTCGTAGACACGGATGTAAGCAGTCTCACCctacaaaaggagaaaaatatagACTATTGTTAGTTAACCTCGTAATATCAAAAAGAGATGCTTGAATCTCAACAGCACAGGAACTCACCTGATGCGAACGAAACTCGGTCCGATCCAGTCTGCGCAATGCGTAATCCATGTCCTCTCTACGGAGAAACTCTACCACCCCCTCTCCATCACGCTGCacatctgcaaaacaaacatcccCTGCCTCGCGCATATGATCCTTCAAATCCTGCCAGCTCCCAGTTGGTGGTAATCCTGAAATGGGAAAAAGACTGATTTGAATGGGACAAAAAGGATTTCCTATCAATTTAATTTACCTGGAAACAATACCAAAAAGTTTTAAAGCATGTATTTAAAATCATGAGCTTATCAACAATTTCAAATTGAGATTAAATTATTGTACATTAAATGTTACAATGAACCCTACAACCACACAATAGTGTTCTTTCAGAAATCTGCTCTATTATGACCTGCATATTAATGCAACTGTTGGTCTTAGATAAGCAGTCCTAGTCTACAGCTGACATTAACATGCTTGTTTAATCAGTAGCATACAACAGGTATTGCTGTAATGACAAAAATACACCTACCATTCACTATAGTTGGTGTTTGGGATTATGCAGCCAACATGACCCGTTTCcgttactgttttgtttttcatgactTAAAAGGCTGACTTGACCTCATCCATTTAGTCCCCTTGTCTTTCAGTCCGccaagaaagagagaaacacttCTGCCTACAACTATTACGTCCTTAACTAGGTCCCTTGTCCTCCAGTCCGCCATGAGAGAGAAGATCTGCCTATGACTGATGACGTCCTTTGCTAGTTCCCTTGTCCTTGAATCCGCCATGAGAGAGAAACATTCTTGCCTATGACTCAAGATTTCCTCTACTAGTTTCTTTGTCCTCCACTCCAccaagaaagagagaaacacatctgCCTAGGATTGATGATGACCTGTTAGTCCCTTTGTCCTCCAGTCCGCCATTGGAGAGAGTGAAAGATATCTGCCTACGACTTGTGATGTCATATACTAGTTATTTTGTCCTCCAGTCCAccatgagagagagagtgtgaaaCAAATCTTCCTACGGCTCATGATTTCCTCTACTAGTCTCTTTGTTCTCCACTCCGCCAGGAAAGAGAGAAACGTACTGCCTACAACTTGCGACGACCTTTACTAGTTCCCTTGTCCTCCAGTCCGCCATGAGAGAAAGAGTGAATGTATCTTCCTACGACTCTTACCTCCAACACATTCCCATTCCCCTTGACCTCCAGAAGGCAGCGAAAGAGAGAATTATGATCTGGCTATGACTCATGACGTCCACCTACCAGTCACCATGACCCGGAATTCAGATCTTCTTGTTGGGGGTCCAAATCTTCCCCTAGGTCCTCCAGGTCCTCCAggtcctcctccacctctttctcctcctccaccacctcctccgcctccccctcctcctccgcctccaccaccaccacccataGGACCAAATTTAGCACCAGCAGATCGAGGGTACTCCACTCTCAATTTGGTGTCTCCATATCCATATCCATTCCTTCCATAGACAGCGTCATCTGCATCCCTAAGAGAAGAGAGCAAAGAACTCCTTACCAAAGTACGCCTGTTAGCGGACAAAGGTCTGGAATTTCCGTCCCCATCCAGTCCCTGCTGCCAGTCACTGGAGATGATTGTTTACCATAAAACTTAAGGTATCCACCAAGGGGAATGTGATTTGATGTGCCAAAGACCATCCCTAAAACTCACCGTGGGTCTTCAAATCGGACAAAGGCAAACGGGATAGTGCCTCTATTGTTCTTCAATTCAATGTCCCGGATTTTTCCATATTTGTAGAAGAGATCCTCAACGTCTCGCTCCTGGACATCCAAGGGAAGATTCCCCACATAGATCCGTCCATCCGACATGGTGGTTGAATAATTGGCACTGCTGACACAGAATGGGGGCACCTGCAGACTTTTAGATCACTTCTTGCTTTCACAAATAGCTGATGAAGTAGTCCTTATCCTACTTCCAATCCGAAACTTAGTCCATCCGCCTGCAATTCCTCAATTGAATTAAAAGTAAAGATTATTCAACGTGAGGATGTAGCCATGGGTAGTAAAAGATGAGTTCAAAACAAATGGAACAGGCCCTCAGATCCAAGCCtgaaagcttttaaaaacattggAATAAATGTCTGAcaactttaataaataataaaaagtatactACTTAAAATGATGCATTCTGTGGAAAGATCTATAGGAAATAAACGTCATAACGTCATCAACGTCAACAAATCAAATAGACATTTCTTCCTGCACTAGGTTTGTGTCGAATATTTAACAATTATGTGACAGATTAAAGCAAAAACCAACACATTTGATGACTTTGACGGCCCTCAAACCTACTCATTGGTTGTAAGATTTTAGGTGTTGAGATCTGGTGACTGAAAAGGCTATTCGAAATGATTTACGATGTTTGATATTCATTAACCATCTGTGCTTCATAAGGTAGCCTCTGCATCTGTAGTGGTCTGGTTTAACCTTTAATATCAGCACTCCCCTGAGGTAAATAAAACGATTAAAGGCACGCTACAGCCATACATCAAAATAGCACAGTTCATTTGAATATTCATGtacatcatttacaaaataaacaaagcaatgCAGCACCTAACTATAGTCTTGGTGTTATTACACACATGATCAATTCcccaacaaatgtatttatggaAGGGCTGAGATAGAAATAAATAGTTTGTAGGTGTTTTCGATTTTTCTTTAATGGTGGTTaacgatatatatatatattttttaaactaacaCTCAGCTTACATTAAACGTTAATTAACACTATCCAACTTCATTGCGTTTGTATTCAAACTCAGCAGCTGTTTAACTGACACATTGATGTAGAAAGGTTAATACATAGGTTTAACAATAAAGTTAGCTAATATCCTGAGAAGTCCTTGTTAACAACATCACATTCAGCAGTGATAAGTCAGTAGAGGAACGTGTTTTCCCAGAAGTAACCTTAGCTTCAACACGACTAAACTAGCCTGCCTAGCTAATCTGAGCTAGCCTTGGTTTAATGTAGGGTAGTTAGCTAGCCTTACAAACGTTTTCTGCAACGCAACAATACATCTATTGCAACAGAAAACATATAAACAGGACAGTTAAACTTCACATGCTTTGCTTTCAAGTTAAAGATGGCTTACGACTTGTTATGTAGTCCAGTTAATTACGATATCGTTCTCTTTGTTGACAATATAAGGTCAGCTAGCCGGGGCTAACGAGAGTCTGTTTTCGCAAAAAGCACCAATATTCCTCACTCACTCCGACACCAATAATAAAGTAGGATACGTTAAATCCATGtcataaataacaattaaatatgaaaaaagcgATTACCTTTGACAACAAGCAAGGGCACCTTTCTTCCGAGGATATAATGCTAGCAGTTCGCACGCTGTGCTGCTTCCTTGTCAGTTAGCAACATTAGCAAACAGGTCTATCTTCTTCTAGTTCACAATTCAGTCTCGAGTGAGGGTTTATCGATTTGCTGCCTCCTGTTGGTAAGTAaagcaaggcaaggcaagtttatttacacagcacctttcaacacaaggcaattcgaagtgctttacaaacattaagagcattaaaaaataatgcagcataaacacattataaaaaggcatttaaaaacagtcatttaagagcaaagataatgaaatcaacacaacaggtataaaatacatgaataaaagttacagtactgcagaaaaaaagtcacaatgCAGGAGGAAGTAAGAGGAACATCTAGCTGCGTTTGGTATTTCCGATATCCCAACTcctaaaaatgttgttaaaaagtATACCTAATGGTGGAAGAAGTGGCCTAACAACTCTAAGCTttaacttgagtaaaaatagcaATAATACAGCGTAGCAATACATTGTTGCAGTCATCCTGTATTCAAAATCTcacaacagtaaaataaataatatttcaagAATCAAAATATAGTAAACATATCAAAAGTAAAGTAAGCAAAGTAAAGCtgtcaaacaaatgtataaaagcacagtttttcctctttcttttttttacacttaaatCACACAATGCCCCATGGTGTCTTCACCCAAGACCCTAGTCA
Coding sequences within:
- the srsf9 gene encoding serine/arginine-rich splicing factor 9, giving the protein MSDGRIYVGNLPLDVQERDVEDLFYKYGKIRDIELKNNRGTIPFAFVRFEDPRDADDAVYGRNGYGYGDTKLRVEYPRSAGAKFGPMGGGGGGGGGGGGGGGGGGGERGGGGPGGPGGPRGRFGPPTRRSEFRVMVTGLPPTGSWQDLKDHMREAGDVCFADVQRDGEGVVEFLRREDMDYALRRLDRTEFRSHQGETAYIRVYEERGTPSYNRSRSRSRSRGRYSPPYHNRGSPPARYQSPPRHGMSRHSPPPRRHPPQHHSPPPRHYR